From Cydia splendana chromosome 12, ilCydSple1.2, whole genome shotgun sequence, a single genomic window includes:
- the LOC134795581 gene encoding uncharacterized protein LOC134795581 has protein sequence MTKLFVLVVCAICITIYQSNGIQLIDIPKEYINRLDLRSRLYQRYKVKPFRPLRYMKQMQARRQGGDMAQVNKALDNTLKEKIGFIIEQTLNDARKELASINDLKAQYNKTAEYRIGFLMYMVKRSRDVMNELFTVAVNHKEDWKALDQLKIFELIIHTNVDTSNLLRQLLEIAIQEAPSREHKAEERLRKLRVALI, from the exons ATGACGAAATTGTTTGTATTGGTTGTAT GTGCAATATGTATCACTATATACCAGAGTAACGGTATCCAACTAATCGACATACCAAAAGAATATATCAACCGCTTGGACCTCAGATCGCGACTCTACCAGAGATACAAAGTCAAACCTTTCAGACCATTGAGGTACATGAAACAGATGCAGGCGAGAAGGCAGGGCGGAGACATGGCACAAGTAAACAAAGCATTGGATAATACATTGAAGGAAAAGATTGGGTTTATTATCGAGCAGACGCTTAACGATGCACGCAAGGAACTAGCTAGTATAAACGATTTAAAAGCGCAATATAACAAAACAGCGGAGTACAGAATAG GTTTCCTCATGTACATGGTAAAGCGCTCCCGAGACGTGATGAACGAGCTCTTCACCGTCGCCGTGAACCACAAGGAGGACTGGAAGGCCTTGGACCAGCTGAAGATCTTCGAGCTGATCATCCACACCAACGTGGACACCAGCAACCTGCTGCGTCAGCTGCTGGAGATAGCTATCCAGGAGGCACCGAGTAGGGAGCATAAAGCAGAGGAACGGCTAAGGAAATTAAGAGTCGCATTGATATAA